The DNA window AAGAATCCGGAGTTATCAACAAGACCGTACTTTGTTATGGTCAGATGAATGAGCCTCCTGGTGCTCGTCTTCGTGTTGCTCTTTCTGCTCTAACAATGGCAGAACATTTCCGTGATTCCATCGGAACAGACGTATTACTCTTCGTGGACAATATCTTCCGTTTCTCCCAAGCGGGATCAGAAGTATCAGCTCTACTTGGACGTATGCCTTCTGCGGTGGGATACCAACCAACTCTTTCTACAGAGATGGGTGCTCTTCAAGAGCGTATTACTTCCACTCGTAAAGGATCCATTACTTCCGTTCAGGCGATTTACGTTCCTGCGGACGACTTGACTGACCCTGCTCCTGCGAACGCGTTCGCTCACTTGGATGCAACTACGGTTCTTTCTCGTGCTATCTCTGATAAAGGAATTTATCCTGCGGTTGACCCACTTGACTCTACTTCCCGCGTGATGAACGCAGAAGTTCTGGGTGCGGAACACTATGGTGTTGCTCGTGAGGTTCAAAGGATCCTTCAGCGTTATAAAGATCTTCAAGATATTATCGCGATCCTAGGTATGGACGAACTTTCTGAGGACGATAAGGTTCTTGTTGCAAGAGCAAGAAAGATCGAGAAATTCCTTTCTCAGCCTTTCCACGTAGCGGAAGTATTCACAGGATCTCCTGGAAAATACGTAAAACTTGCCGATACAGTTCGCTCTTTCAAAGAATTGATCGCAGGAAATTGCGACCATCTTCCAGAGCAAGCCTTCTACATGGTAGGAACCATAGAAGACGCGATCGAGAAGTCCAAAAACCTGAGAGCATAATCGATGGTAGCCAAGCTAGACGTATCGGTAATCTCTCCAGAGAAACTACTCTTCCACGGCGATGCGGACAGCATCGTCGTGCCTGGAAGCGAAGGGTTTTTCGGAGTGTATCCGGGCCATACTTCTCTTGTTTCCCTGCTTGGGATCGGCGTGTTGGAAGTCCGACAAGGAAATAAAACCAAAATCGCCGCAATCGAAGGCGGGTTTTTCGAAGTAAGAGACAATAAAGTTACAATTTTGACGGACCACGGTAGCCTTAAGGAAGATATCGACCTTGCTGCTGCCCAAAAAGCCCTAGAAGAAGCGGAAGCTCTCCCTGCCTCTAACGAGAAAAATACTCTCGTCCTAAAAGCAAAAACCCGAATTTTAGCAGCTTCCCGCTAATAT is part of the Leptospira saintgironsiae genome and encodes:
- the atpD gene encoding F0F1 ATP synthase subunit beta, yielding MSKGKVKQIIGSVLDIEFESGHLPEIFNALEIDAVINGQKEKIVAEVQQHIGGSAVRAIALSSTDGLTRGQEVSDTGAPISVPVGDVTLGRIFNVLGEPVDEGAPIQVKERKPIHRAAPSYEDLSPKTEVFETGIKVIDLLAPYIKGGKTGLFGGAGVGKTVLIQELINNIAKQHGGFSVFAGVGERTREGNDLWREMKESGVINKTVLCYGQMNEPPGARLRVALSALTMAEHFRDSIGTDVLLFVDNIFRFSQAGSEVSALLGRMPSAVGYQPTLSTEMGALQERITSTRKGSITSVQAIYVPADDLTDPAPANAFAHLDATTVLSRAISDKGIYPAVDPLDSTSRVMNAEVLGAEHYGVAREVQRILQRYKDLQDIIAILGMDELSEDDKVLVARARKIEKFLSQPFHVAEVFTGSPGKYVKLADTVRSFKELIAGNCDHLPEQAFYMVGTIEDAIEKSKNLRA
- the atpC gene encoding ATP synthase F1 subunit epsilon, which produces MVAKLDVSVISPEKLLFHGDADSIVVPGSEGFFGVYPGHTSLVSLLGIGVLEVRQGNKTKIAAIEGGFFEVRDNKVTILTDHGSLKEDIDLAAAQKALEEAEALPASNEKNTLVLKAKTRILAASR